A genomic segment from Chitinophagaceae bacterium encodes:
- a CDS encoding 30S ribosomal protein S12: protein MPTIQQLVRKGREIIRAKSKSRALDSCPQRRGVCTRVYTTTPKKPNSALRKVAKVRLTNKIEVIAYIPGEGHNLQEHSIVLIRGGRVKDLPGVRYHIVRGSLDTAGVKDRKQSRSKYGTKKAKK, encoded by the coding sequence ATGCCAACTATTCAACAATTAGTAAGAAAAGGCCGTGAAATTATCAGGGCAAAGAGCAAATCAAGGGCGCTCGACAGTTGCCCGCAACGCCGTGGTGTATGTACAAGGGTGTACACAACTACTCCTAAAAAACCAAACTCTGCCCTGCGTAAAGTGGCGAAAGTTCGTTTAACCAATAAGATAGAAGTTATTGCTTATATCCCCGGGGAAGGGCATAACCTGCAGGAGCATAGCATTGTATTGATACGTGGCGGCAGGGTAAAAGATTTACCCGGTGTACGTTACCATATTGTAAGGGGTAGCCTGGATACAGCAGGTGTGAAAGACCGTAAACAAAGCCGTAGTAAATACGGAACCAAAAAAGCAAAAAAATAA
- a CDS encoding glycoside hydrolase family 97 protein: protein MNFKKVSISIFILAFFINAKAQQPIIINSPDNNIKAEFWLSNSGEPVYSVMYKNKKIVLPSTLGFDYKLGIHAKDNLDMQQNFSLVKSEPFSYNGSWKPVWGEENEIKEHYNATTISLVQNKSSNKPLYLNIVFKVFDDGVGFRYEFPEQPNLNHFIVTDEHTKFAMAGDHTAYWIPGDYDTQEYDYTTSKLSQVRALMSTAISENASQTLFSPTGVQTSLQMKTAEGIYINLHEAALINYSCMNLNLDDKNFVFKSWLTPDAIGNKCYLQTPCVTPWRTITVSDDARVILASKITENLNEPSKIKDVSWIKPVKYMGVWWEMITGKSTWAYTDGTDFLNHATEKQMPSIQLGVTNYAKLAPNGKHGATTKHVKEMIDYAAANGFDAVLVEGWNVGWEDWFGKSKDYVFDFVTPYPDFDVAEIRDYAKSKGIKMIMHHETSGSIRNYERHLDTAFKFMKAFNYDAVKTGYVGDLLPRGEHHYGQWAINHYQYVIETAAKFGIMINAHEAVRPTGIYRTWPNMIGNESARGTEFQAFGGSKPNHVTILPFTRLKGGPMDYTPGIFEMNISKLNPGNHSHANTTLANQLALYVTMYSPLQMAADLPENYNRFKDAFQFIKDVAVDWSKSVYLEAEPGNYITAARQAKNTGNWFVGNVTGVPGGRVSTINFDFLDKDKIYIATVYCDAPNANYKTNPQAYEIKKYVVNAKSKLKQWSAEGGGYAISIYPATKVETKGIKKLK, encoded by the coding sequence ATGAATTTTAAAAAGGTTTCCATTTCAATTTTTATCCTTGCTTTTTTTATAAATGCAAAGGCGCAACAACCGATTATTATTAACTCTCCTGACAATAATATTAAGGCGGAGTTTTGGTTGAGCAATAGTGGCGAGCCGGTTTATAGCGTGATGTATAAAAATAAAAAAATTGTACTGCCTTCCACTTTGGGCTTTGATTATAAATTGGGCATCCATGCCAAAGATAACCTTGACATGCAGCAAAATTTTTCTTTAGTAAAGAGTGAGCCATTTAGCTATAACGGAAGCTGGAAGCCTGTGTGGGGCGAAGAAAACGAAATAAAAGAGCATTACAACGCCACTACAATCAGCCTGGTTCAAAATAAAAGCTCTAATAAACCATTATACTTAAATATTGTTTTCAAAGTTTTTGATGATGGCGTAGGGTTTAGGTACGAGTTTCCGGAACAACCTAATCTGAACCATTTTATAGTAACAGACGAGCATACAAAATTTGCCATGGCCGGCGACCATACCGCATATTGGATCCCCGGAGATTATGATACACAGGAATATGATTATACTACCTCAAAACTTTCACAAGTAAGGGCATTAATGTCTACTGCAATTTCTGAAAATGCATCTCAAACACTGTTTTCGCCTACAGGTGTACAAACCTCTTTGCAAATGAAAACGGCAGAGGGAATTTATATTAACCTGCATGAAGCAGCTTTGATAAATTACTCCTGCATGAACCTGAACCTGGATGATAAAAATTTTGTGTTTAAATCGTGGCTCACACCCGATGCAATTGGCAATAAATGTTATTTGCAAACACCTTGTGTTACGCCCTGGCGCACTATTACCGTAAGTGATGATGCACGGGTAATACTGGCTTCTAAAATCACCGAAAATTTAAATGAACCCAGTAAAATAAAGGATGTATCGTGGATAAAACCCGTAAAATATATGGGTGTATGGTGGGAGATGATTACCGGTAAAAGCACATGGGCTTATACCGATGGTACCGATTTTTTAAACCATGCAACAGAAAAGCAAATGCCCTCTATTCAACTTGGGGTTACCAATTATGCTAAGCTGGCGCCAAATGGCAAGCATGGCGCTACCACAAAGCATGTAAAAGAAATGATTGATTATGCAGCAGCAAATGGGTTTGATGCCGTATTGGTAGAAGGGTGGAATGTAGGCTGGGAAGACTGGTTTGGCAAATCGAAAGACTATGTTTTTGATTTTGTAACACCTTACCCCGATTTTGATGTAGCCGAAATAAGAGATTATGCAAAAAGCAAAGGCATTAAAATGATCATGCACCATGAAACATCCGGCTCCATAAGAAATTACGAACGGCATTTAGATACCGCTTTTAAATTTATGAAAGCCTTTAATTACGATGCGGTAAAAACAGGATATGTTGGCGATTTACTTCCAAGAGGCGAACATCATTATGGCCAATGGGCCATTAATCATTATCAATATGTAATTGAAACGGCAGCAAAATTTGGCATAATGATAAATGCACATGAAGCAGTAAGGCCCACAGGTATTTACCGTACCTGGCCCAATATGATTGGCAATGAATCGGCAAGGGGTACGGAGTTTCAGGCATTTGGCGGCAGTAAGCCCAACCATGTTACTATTCTTCCCTTTACCCGGTTAAAAGGCGGGCCTATGGATTATACACCGGGCATTTTTGAAATGAACATAAGTAAATTAAACCCCGGCAACCACTCACATGCCAATACTACATTGGCCAATCAACTGGCTTTATATGTAACCATGTATAGCCCGCTGCAAATGGCTGCCGACCTGCCCGAAAATTATAACCGGTTTAAAGATGCTTTTCAATTTATAAAAGATGTAGCGGTGGATTGGAGCAAATCCGTTTACCTGGAAGCCGAACCCGGCAATTATATTACTGCTGCACGCCAGGCAAAAAATACCGGTAATTGGTTTGTAGGCAATGTTACGGGTGTACCCGGAGGTAGAGTTTCTACCATAAATTTTGATTTTTTAGATAAGGATAAAATTTATATTGCCACAGTGTACTGCGATGCACCCAATGCCAATTATAAAACCAATCCTCAGGCTTATGAAATAAAAAAGTATGTGGTAAATGCAAAATCAAAATTAAAGCAATGGAGTGCAGAAGGTGGTGGGTATGCCATAAGCATTTACCCGGCAACAAAAGTAGAAACTAAAGGGATAAAAAAGTTGAAGTAA
- the rpsG gene encoding 30S ribosomal protein S7: MRKAQAKKLPLAPDPKFNDKLVTRFVNNLMWEGKKSGAYDIFYNAMEKVAKISGEDGYEVWKKALSNITPAVEVRSRRIGGATFQIPSEVRADRKISLSIKWMVRYSRERNGRSMADKLANEIVAASKGEGASFKKKEDTHRMAEANKAFAHFRI, encoded by the coding sequence ATGCGTAAAGCACAAGCCAAAAAATTACCCTTAGCTCCAGACCCAAAGTTTAACGATAAACTGGTTACCCGTTTTGTAAACAACCTTATGTGGGAAGGAAAGAAAAGTGGCGCTTATGATATATTTTATAACGCCATGGAAAAAGTAGCTAAAATTAGCGGTGAAGATGGTTACGAAGTTTGGAAAAAAGCCCTGAGTAATATTACACCGGCCGTAGAAGTAAGGAGCCGTAGGATTGGTGGCGCTACGTTTCAAATACCTTCTGAAGTACGTGCCGATAGAAAAATTTCTTTGAGCATTAAATGGATGGTACGCTATAGCAGGGAAAGAAACGGCCGCAGCATGGCAGATAAACTGGCCAATGAAATTGTAGCAGCCAGCAAAGGCGAAGGCGCATCATTTAAAAAGAAAGAAGATACGCACCGCATGGCAGAAGCCAATAAAGCGTTTGCACATTTTCGTATTTAA
- a CDS encoding branched-chain amino acid aminotransferase, with protein sequence MIAAAGIKITKAQNSKLKDINLENIAFGKYFTDHMLEADYEDGEWKNVEIKPYQPLMLEPSISALHYGQAIFEGIKAYNHPNGNAYIFRPQDNFNRFNISAERMQMPKITEDIFMEGMRQLVSIDKSWIPDREDHSLYIRPFMFSTDEMIGVRPSDTYKFMILLSPTGPYYNTPMRIYVEEHFVRAVPGGVGYAKAAGNYGAAMYATAQAKKKGYDQVLWTDAFEHKYVQECGTMNVFFIIGNSAITPDLSKGTILAGITRESAMQELNEMGFKVEEKELSIDDIIDAHKAGLLYEAFGTGTAATISLIKELRYKDYVMKFDVDQWQTAPKLAKRLNDIRYGLAEDVHGWMYKV encoded by the coding sequence ATGATTGCTGCTGCCGGAATTAAAATTACAAAAGCCCAAAACTCTAAGTTAAAAGACATTAACCTGGAGAATATTGCCTTTGGAAAATATTTTACCGATCACATGCTGGAAGCCGACTATGAAGACGGCGAATGGAAAAATGTGGAAATAAAACCATACCAGCCATTAATGCTTGAACCTTCCATATCTGCTCTGCATTATGGCCAGGCCATTTTTGAAGGAATAAAAGCCTATAACCATCCCAATGGCAATGCCTATATTTTCAGACCGCAGGATAATTTTAACCGCTTTAATATTTCCGCAGAAAGGATGCAAATGCCAAAAATTACAGAAGACATTTTTATGGAAGGTATGCGCCAACTGGTAAGTATAGATAAAAGCTGGATACCCGACAGGGAAGACCATTCCTTGTACATAAGGCCCTTTATGTTCAGCACCGATGAAATGATAGGGGTGCGCCCAAGCGATACTTACAAGTTTATGATACTATTGAGCCCAACAGGCCCATATTACAATACTCCCATGCGTATTTATGTAGAAGAACATTTTGTACGTGCTGTGCCCGGTGGTGTTGGCTATGCAAAAGCTGCCGGCAACTATGGCGCCGCAATGTATGCAACGGCACAGGCAAAGAAAAAAGGCTACGACCAGGTTTTGTGGACCGATGCATTTGAACATAAGTATGTGCAGGAATGTGGAACAATGAATGTATTTTTTATTATAGGAAATTCGGCAATTACCCCGGATTTAAGTAAGGGAACCATTTTGGCAGGCATTACCAGGGAAAGCGCCATGCAGGAATTAAATGAAATGGGCTTTAAGGTAGAAGAAAAAGAACTTTCAATAGACGATATTATAGATGCCCACAAAGCAGGCCTTTTATACGAAGCTTTTGGTACGGGAACAGCAGCTACCATTTCCCTTATTAAAGAACTGCGTTATAAAGATTATGTAATGAAATTTGACGTAGATCAATGGCAAACAGCGCCTAAACTGGCAAAACGCTTAAACGACATTCGTTATGGGCTTGCCGAAGATGTGCATGGCTGGATGTACAAAGTTTAA